The window TCTCCCTAGCCTCTGTGAGCCATGATGCGGCTGCCATCTTAGTTGAGATCCAATTCATACCCCAGATAACAACTACATCAGCGTTCTCCGCATTGCTTAGATGCCAGTCAAAGGTTTTATAGCCTGTGACCATTGGATGTCCAGGGGGTAGATCTGTGTGCCATGCATAGTTATCCCAGCCCCTCGCACCCCTAGCCCTGCCAGGATCTACCTTCCTTATATATGCGTCGAGCAGGGCCAGCATATTAGCGAATCTATATGCACCAGCTATTCTGAAGACGCCGCATAGCGGCATGCCACCCCTCAGCTTTATAGTTGAAACACCGCAGCCAGCCTGTTTCCTAATCATCTCCTCTGGATATCCCTGGAGCCTTAGCTTCTTCTGCCCATCCTCACCGCTATACGTAGAGGCTATATTGATCAGGGCTCTAGCTATTATCTCGAAGGCCTCATCCCAGCTAACCCTTATAAACCCCTCCCTACCCCTGCCAGAGAAATAATCCTGTGGAGGTAGACCTGTGATAGGGTCTCTTGGAAATCCATCTCTATACCATCTATAGAACCCCTCCCTAACATATGCACCCTTAACCCTCCTAGGAGAGTAAACCCTTCTAGGGAGGGCAGCGCCTGTAGCACATGTCATTGGATCCCATCTATGGGATACCTTATTCCCATAGATATCGGTTGCCTCGCCATAGCCATATGTAGGATCCACATATAATACATAGCCACCCTTGCTATAAGCCCTCAAGAGACAGATGAATGTACAGTTAGGTGCACATAGAAATACGAAGGAGCTGTCAGGGCTATATATATCCCTATATATATTCTCCCAACCCCTGTTAGGATATTGCTCCAAAGGGTTGATCGAGGGTTCTATAGGCTCTATAAACTCAAATGCTAGGAACTCCTCAGGGAATCGGGAGAATAGGGTGGCAAGGGCTGCTGAAGACGCTGCTCTGAGAAAATCCCTCCTAGTAAGCCTAAACAATGTATCCCCGCTAAGTCAGCTAACCCTGGTTTTATCCAGGGAACCTAACCTTTTAGATTATGCCTAGCCACGCTAAGCTATATAACTTTATAAACCAATATCACGTCTAAAATATCTTTAGAATAAACTATATATCTATAGAGGCTCTAACAATATATAATAGAAAATTATAGTTGTATATGATATATTATGCACATGTATACAGCTCACCCATAGATCCCCCTTTTAAAAAGCTATGAAGTGTGATTTTAAATATTTTTTAAACAGATCGTAATTATCAGCGGAACATCTACATTGCTCCCCTTCAGCTATAGGATAACTCTGGATTGCTAGCTATCCGAGGATCCTATCTAGCTTCTCTACTATTTTCCAAAGCCCTTCTCTCAATGTCTCATTATCTGTTGTTTCGGGCATCTCCTTGATCTCTCCCTATAAAGCTCTGATCTTGGGTTTCCCTCTTATCAATGCCAGGTAGATCAGAAGCTTCTATTTATAGCTGGTATCCCCACTCCGAGAAGTGCTTTCAGCTGTGAAGAGTATTCTGAATGTAGGGGATTTAAAGCTAGACATACATGTTTAGATATCATTTTAGCTCTAACTTATAACTACTAGTTGAGCTGGAGGTTTGCTAGATGAGTGGGGAGTATCCTATGCTGCTGCGTAGAAGGGCATTGAAAGCCCTTAATTGGGCTGAGAGGGCTCTTGAGGAGGGTGACTATGACACGGCTGCTAGGGAGGCTGAGTATGCGGCTCAACTATATCTAAAATCAATTATATATAGGGTTCTGGGGGAGGAGGTTAGGGGTCATAATATTAGGGAGCTAATGGGGGTGCTAATCTCAGCTCTCTTGGAGGAGGGATTTTCTGAGGAGGCGAACATGCTGGCTGATTATAGTAGGAGGAAGAGGAGGGAGCTGGCGGAGCTTAGTGAGGCACATACCAGGGCTACATATGGTCTTGTTGAGTATACAAGGGCATCTGCGGAGTTATTGGTTAGGATTGCACGTGATATTGTGGAGATCCTTAGAAGGTTGGAGGTGAGGATATTTGGTGGAGGGGAGGCTGAGACTGCTAAGCATGTGGAGGAGCATTGTAGTTAGGGCTGCTAGAGCTATTAAGAGAGCCTATCCCGATGCTGAGATCTATGTATTCGGGGGTGCTGCCGAGGATAGGCTGACGATTATGAGCGATATAGATCTAGCGGTAGTGCTGGAGAACCCACCAGGAGATAGCAGCGAACTTCTTGCCAATATATGGGGGCTTCTCGAGGAAGAGGGCATACCGCTCTACTACCCTCTAGAGGTGCATATCCTAAGTAGAAGGGACTTCGAGAGGTTGAAGGGATCGAAGGTAAAGCTAACATAGCAAGCATAAGCCTCACTCTATGGAGGGTTTTTAAGCTTTAGATAATTACAGGGTATGGGATAGATGTATCTTAGAGTCTAGAGACTATTATCTCAAGGGCGAAGATGACAGAGAGGTTGATGAGGAGAGCCGTGGATATCTAGTCAATCTGCTTAGGAGTAGGAGTGAGAAGGCACTAGCTAGGGCTAGAAGGGATTTAGAGGCTGGTGATTACGATGGCGCTGTATTCGATGCCGAGCAGGCTGTCCAGCTATATCTCAAATCCATTATCCTCGAGTATACAGATGCCGTGCCGCGAACCCATAATCTTAGGATGCTCCTCAACAGCGTGGGAGAGCTTCTAGGTGCTGGTGAGGATTTCAGGGAATTTATAAAGAGGAATAGATACAAGCTTCACACGCTAGAGGATGCATATTACTCCGCTAGATACCTCCCAAAGGTGTTTTCTAAAGATGATGCGGAGGAGCTCGTGGAATTCGCTGGGGAGGTGATAGAGTTTGTTAGATCTCATAAAGCTGATAGGGCTTCTGGGAAGAGATAGGCTAGATCCTTTAGAGGTCTTCGAGAGAGTTAAAGCTGTTGTAGAGAGTATGGGGTGTAGAGCATATATAATTGGTAGCAGGGCAGAGGGTAGGGAGGTGCCTGCAAGCGATATAGATATCCTGGTTGTCTGTAGAAACCTACCAGCCTCAATGCTTGAGAGGGGTAAGATGAAGGCTGAGATATTAGAGAAAGCTGGTGTGGAGGACTATGAAGATGTGCATATAGAGCTAATAACAGAGGATCTCGCCTGGTTCTACAGAAAATAGCTATGATCACCCACACCTATTATCTCTCCTCACATACCAAAGGTTAGA is drawn from Sulfolobales archaeon and contains these coding sequences:
- a CDS encoding HEPN domain-containing protein, which gives rise to MSGEYPMLLRRRALKALNWAERALEEGDYDTAAREAEYAAQLYLKSIIYRVLGEEVRGHNIRELMGVLISALLEEGFSEEANMLADYSRRKRRELAELSEAHTRATYGLVEYTRASAELLVRIARDIVEILRRLEVRIFGGGEAETAKHVEEHCS
- a CDS encoding nucleotidyltransferase domain-containing protein is translated as MEGRLRLLSMWRSIVVRAARAIKRAYPDAEIYVFGGAAEDRLTIMSDIDLAVVLENPPGDSSELLANIWGLLEEEGIPLYYPLEVHILSRRDFERLKGSKVKLT
- a CDS encoding HEPN domain-containing protein, whose protein sequence is MLRSRSEKALARARRDLEAGDYDGAVFDAEQAVQLYLKSIILEYTDAVPRTHNLRMLLNSVGELLGAGEDFREFIKRNRYKLHTLEDAYYSARYLPKVFSKDDAEELVEFAGEVIEFVRSHKADRASGKR
- a CDS encoding nucleotidyltransferase domain-containing protein, coding for MLDLIKLIGLLGRDRLDPLEVFERVKAVVESMGCRAYIIGSRAEGREVPASDIDILVVCRNLPASMLERGKMKAEILEKAGVEDYEDVHIELITEDLAWFYRK